Below is a genomic region from Helicobacter ibis.
TTAATTGTAGTGCTTTTTATTTCATAGGTTTGAGTGTTTATAGAATCTTTTCTTAAGTGAAATTCATTTTATAATACAATGGCTTATTTGTATAGAGCTTCAAAGACTATACTATGTTAATATCTCTCTTTATGTGAATAACTATTAAATAATTTGAAAAAATACAAATCATAAAAGCACAGCGTATGATTAAAATAGGTATGCGGTGGAATAGTAAGCTACAATTTATATAAATCTTTAAATAGTATTTTTAGATTATTTATAGCGTTTAAGTAATGTGTTTTGGGTTTTATACAATTATTGTCTATATTGAATCTATCTTTATTGTGAGTGATTAAAGGGTTATTTTAGCTTAAAAGTTACAGAATGTGCTAGTTTAAACAAACCAAAAGGTTTGTAAAGATTTATCTTAGAGATTCTATGAAATAAGCTATATCTCTCATGTCATCTTTGCTGTATCGTTGTGCTATTTGATTTTTGACGAATCTTGATTGACCTTCGAATGTTTGGTTTTGATAAGTTCTTAGCTCATCTACTATATCACTTGCTTTCCATGTGTTAATTGGTTTTCTTGTTGCTACTGATGTTTCAGCCTTTTGACCATGACAGCTTGCACAATCTCTTTTGTATAGTTTTTCTCCATTTTCTTTGTTTGCTTGATATGCTCTTGTGCTAGTTGGATTACCAGTGCCAAGCAAGCTATCCACAAAACTTTTTTCTTGTGGTGTTAGATCATCGTTTTCTCTGACTATTTTTATATCTTTTGAACCTAGATTTTTAGAATATTTTTTTAGTATTTCTCTAATTTCTTCCCCAAATTCACCTTTTAGTTCAAAACAAACACATTCATTCGCACTTATAAGATTCATGCTTAGCAAAGTTGCAATTAGTAGTTTTTTCATAGAAGTCCTTTTTAAGTTTGCAATTTTGCCAAAATAATATTTTTTGTTTCATTAAAAGCTACTTTTAGCTAGTGTATTTTATAATTTCTTAACCTGAGTGAAACGAATTTTGTAATTTTAGGGTCCAACATAATAATTGTTTTTAGCTGTATAGATTTCTTTGTGTGTTTGGTATTTTCGTTATTAGTCTCTTAAGTTGAGATGAGAATCTGCCCCTAATTTGAAGCTTATGGCTAAGTTTTTTGAATTTTAGGACCACAATCCTATTATATTCGCTCACTTGGGGGTTATTGTGATTTTTAAGATTTTTTGTAAGTTTTACAAATCATAATACAAAGGTAGTGCATGAAAATAGTGATAGTTGGCAGTGGTGGAAGAGAATACTCAATCGGCTTGGCATTAAGCAGTGAATCTAAAGTTAGCAAGATTTATTTTTATCCTGGAAATGGTGCTACTTGTGAAATTGGGGAGAATCTAGATTGCAAAAATGATGATGAGTTTGTGAGCTTTGTTATAGATAATGATATATCTTTAGTGATAGTTGGACCTGAATCACCTTTGGTTGATGGTTTAGCTGATAGGTTAAGAGAGAATAATATTTTAGTCTTTGGCCCTAGTAAAAATGCTGCAAGATTAGAAGCCTCAAAGGCATTTATGAAAGAATTTGCAAAGAGGCACAATATTCCTACTGCAAGATTTTTGCGAACTAGCAGTTATGATGATGGATGTAATTTTATTGATAGTCTGCAAGAGCCAATTGTAGTTAAAGCCGATGGATTGTGTGCTGGTAAGGGGGTTATAATTGCACAGAGTAAAGATGAAGCAAAAAGTGCATTAAAAGATATGCTAGATGGTTCTAGTTTTGGCGATTCTGGTAGGCTTGTTGTTATTGAAGAGTTTTTAGATGGATTTGAGTTATCTGTATTTGCTATGTGTGATGGAGAGGGCTATATAGTGCTTCCAGCAGCACAAGATCACAAAAGGCTATTAAATAATGACAAAGGACCAAATACTGGCGGTATGGGTGCTTATGCACCATCTCCACTAGCTAGTAGTGATATTATTAAAAAAGTTGAGCAAAATATAATTATTCCAACTCTAAATGGTATGAAAAATGAGGGTAATCCGTTTAGCGGAGCGTTATTTTGTGGAATCATGGTTGTAAATGGTGAGCCTTATTTGCTTGAGTTTAATGTAAGGTTTGGAGATCCAGAGTGTGAAGTATTAATGCCACTTTTTGAAAGTGGTCTATTGGATTGCTTTTTAGGTTGTGCAAAAGGAGATGTAAGAAGCGTGAAGTATGCTTTAAGAGAGGGTGTTTGTGTTGGAGTGGTTTTAGCCTCAAAAGACTATCCTTATAAATCATCTAAAGAAACAGAAATAAGCATAGCTAAAAATGATAATAAAAATACATTTATATCATTTGCTGGAGTTAGAAATGATAATGGTAAATTATTGGCAAGTGGCGGTAGAGTGCTTGTGTGTGTTGGTTATGGGCAAGATGTGCTGAGTGCTAGAAATAATGCCTATAATTTAGTAGAAAAGATAGAATTTTCTGGCAAACAATATAGAAATGATATAGCATATCAGGCGTTATAGGGTGTTTTATGAATGTGGATAAAATAGAAGAAATTTTAGCTAGAGAAGAATTTGAAGTAGCTCCAATTTGGAAGAGAGTATTAGCGTATTTGATAGATGATTTGCTTATCAGTATGGTGCTAATTGGAATTTATTGGGATACTATAATGCAAAATGTAAATGACCCGGAAGCTTTGATATATGTGATTTCTAGCTCGTGGTTTATATTGTATGTAATAAGAGTTGCATATCAGGCTATTTTTGTGAAGATGTATGGTGCTACAATTGGAAAAATGGTGGTAAAGATTCGTATAATTGAGGTCGAATTACTAGATAATCCTAGTTGGAAGCAGTCATTCTTACGTTCATTGCTTAGAGCATTGAGTGAATTTTTAATGTATTTACCATTTTTCTTTGTATTTACAAACGCTATATATCAAAGCTTACATGATAGA
It encodes:
- the purD gene encoding phosphoribosylamine--glycine ligase; amino-acid sequence: MKIVIVGSGGREYSIGLALSSESKVSKIYFYPGNGATCEIGENLDCKNDDEFVSFVIDNDISLVIVGPESPLVDGLADRLRENNILVFGPSKNAARLEASKAFMKEFAKRHNIPTARFLRTSSYDDGCNFIDSLQEPIVVKADGLCAGKGVIIAQSKDEAKSALKDMLDGSSFGDSGRLVVIEEFLDGFELSVFAMCDGEGYIVLPAAQDHKRLLNNDKGPNTGGMGAYAPSPLASSDIIKKVEQNIIIPTLNGMKNEGNPFSGALFCGIMVVNGEPYLLEFNVRFGDPECEVLMPLFESGLLDCFLGCAKGDVRSVKYALREGVCVGVVLASKDYPYKSSKETEISIAKNDNKNTFISFAGVRNDNGKLLASGGRVLVCVGYGQDVLSARNNAYNLVEKIEFSGKQYRNDIAYQAL
- a CDS encoding c-type cytochrome is translated as MKKLLIATLLSMNLISANECVCFELKGEFGEEIREILKKYSKNLGSKDIKIVRENDDLTPQEKSFVDSLLGTGNPTSTRAYQANKENGEKLYKRDCASCHGQKAETSVATRKPINTWKASDIVDELRTYQNQTFEGQSRFVKNQIAQRYSKDDMRDIAYFIESLR
- a CDS encoding RDD family protein gives rise to the protein MNVDKIEEILAREEFEVAPIWKRVLAYLIDDLLISMVLIGIYWDTIMQNVNDPEALIYVISSSWFILYVIRVAYQAIFVKMYGATIGKMVVKIRIIEVELLDNPSWKQSFLRSLLRALSEFLMYLPFFFVFTNAIYQSLHDRISKTLVINFR